From one Streptomyces sp. R41 genomic stretch:
- the rhaS gene encoding rhamnose ABC transporter substrate-binding protein: protein MRKSSIRRSCAALAAVTSFALAATACGGTTKNDVKEDSGSAASAGKADPNAATKKGLTVGFLPKQVNNPYFTSADKGGEKALTELGSKYKEVGPSSATDTSGQVSYVNTLTQQQVDAMAVSAQDPGALCTALKQAMTNKIKVVTYDSDTKTDCRNAFVSQASAEDLGRTEVQLLAEQIGYKGEIAILSAAQTATNQNTWIDFMKDELKDPKYKDVKLVKVAYGNDDAQQSFQQTQGLLQEHPNLKGIISPTTVGIKAAAQYLSGSKYKGKVKLTGLGTPNDMRKYVKNGTVEAFELWDPAKLGELAARTAVALSSGQITGKEGETFKAGDMGSFTIGKDGVISLGKPTVFNAKNIDQFNF from the coding sequence ATGCGCAAGTCATCCATCCGCCGCAGCTGCGCGGCCCTCGCCGCAGTCACCTCGTTCGCCCTGGCGGCCACCGCCTGCGGCGGCACCACCAAGAACGATGTCAAGGAGGACAGCGGTTCGGCCGCCTCGGCCGGCAAGGCCGACCCCAACGCCGCCACCAAGAAGGGCCTGACCGTCGGCTTCCTGCCCAAGCAGGTCAACAACCCGTACTTCACCTCCGCCGACAAGGGCGGCGAGAAGGCCCTGACGGAGCTGGGCTCCAAGTACAAGGAGGTCGGCCCGAGCAGCGCCACCGACACCTCCGGCCAGGTCAGCTACGTCAACACGCTGACCCAGCAGCAGGTCGACGCGATGGCCGTCTCCGCGCAGGACCCGGGCGCCCTGTGCACCGCGCTCAAGCAGGCGATGACGAACAAGATCAAGGTCGTCACCTACGACTCCGACACCAAGACCGACTGCCGCAACGCCTTCGTCTCGCAGGCCAGTGCCGAGGACCTGGGCCGCACCGAGGTGCAGCTGCTCGCCGAACAGATCGGTTACAAGGGCGAGATCGCGATCCTGTCCGCGGCGCAGACCGCGACGAACCAGAACACCTGGATCGACTTCATGAAGGACGAGCTGAAGGACCCCAAGTACAAGGACGTCAAGCTGGTCAAGGTCGCCTACGGCAACGACGACGCCCAGCAGTCCTTCCAGCAGACCCAGGGCCTGCTCCAGGAGCACCCGAACCTCAAGGGGATCATCTCCCCGACCACCGTCGGCATCAAGGCGGCGGCCCAGTACCTGTCCGGCTCGAAGTACAAGGGCAAGGTCAAGCTGACCGGCCTCGGCACCCCCAACGACATGCGCAAGTACGTCAAGAACGGCACGGTCGAGGCTTTCGAGCTGTGGGACCCGGCGAAGCTCGGCGAGCTGGCCGCGCGTACCGCCGTGGCGCTGTCGTCCGGGCAGATCACCGGCAAGGAGGGCGAGACCTTCAAGGCCGGTGACATGGGCTCCTTCACGATCGGCAAGGACGGCGTGATCAGCCTGGGCAAGCCGACCGTCTTCAACGCGAAGAACATCGACCAGTTCAACTTCTAG
- a CDS encoding sugar ABC transporter ATP-binding protein codes for MTHQSDAGPAPVLALKDISKSFGAVRALRDVSLELFPGEVHALAGENGAGKSTLIKTLAGVHRPDAGQVLLDGEPTVFHGPADARDAGIAVIYQEPTLFPDLSIAENIFMGRQPRRALGRIDHKATHAATAALMKRLGVELDPDRPARGLSIADQQIVEIAKALSFDARVLIMDEPTAALTGSEVARLFGVVRTLREQGSAVLFISHRLEEIFQICRRVTTLRDGALISSEPIDGMTEDDLVRRMVGRDLDELYPKQDVEAGEVALSVRRLTREGIFTDVSFDVRRGEIVGLAGLVGAGRTEVARAVFGVDRWDAGEVEVDGRKLTNGAPSTAMAAGLALVPEDRRAQGLVMDMSIERNIGLTGLRTTVKAGLMDRGAERSRSLDWAVKLQVKYARIADTVSTLSGGNQQKVVLAKWLATGPKVLIVDEPTRGIDVGTKAEVHRLLSELAADGVAVLMISSDLPEILGMADRVLVMHEGRLTAEIPRTDATEEVVMAAATGRAAA; via the coding sequence ATGACCCACCAGTCCGACGCGGGTCCGGCCCCCGTGCTGGCGCTCAAGGACATCTCGAAGTCCTTCGGCGCCGTACGAGCCCTGCGGGACGTGTCCCTGGAACTGTTCCCCGGCGAAGTGCACGCGCTCGCCGGAGAGAACGGCGCGGGCAAGTCGACCCTCATCAAGACGCTCGCCGGCGTGCACCGACCGGACGCCGGTCAGGTGCTGCTGGACGGCGAACCCACCGTCTTCCACGGTCCCGCCGACGCCCGCGACGCGGGCATCGCGGTGATCTACCAGGAGCCCACGCTCTTCCCCGACCTGTCGATCGCCGAGAACATCTTCATGGGCCGCCAGCCTCGGCGGGCCCTCGGCCGTATCGACCACAAGGCCACCCACGCGGCGACCGCCGCCCTGATGAAGCGCCTCGGCGTGGAACTCGACCCCGACCGCCCGGCGCGCGGCCTGTCCATCGCAGACCAGCAGATCGTCGAGATCGCCAAGGCGCTCTCCTTCGACGCCCGCGTCCTGATCATGGACGAGCCGACCGCCGCCCTCACCGGCAGCGAGGTGGCCCGCCTCTTCGGCGTCGTGCGCACCCTGCGTGAGCAGGGCTCGGCGGTGCTGTTCATCTCGCACCGGCTGGAGGAGATCTTCCAGATCTGCCGGCGGGTCACGACCCTGCGGGACGGAGCCCTGATCTCCAGCGAACCGATCGACGGCATGACCGAGGACGACCTCGTACGCCGGATGGTCGGCCGCGATCTCGACGAGCTCTACCCCAAGCAGGACGTCGAGGCGGGCGAGGTCGCGCTGAGTGTGCGCCGCCTGACCCGCGAGGGCATCTTCACCGATGTGTCGTTCGACGTGCGACGCGGCGAGATCGTCGGTCTCGCCGGGCTCGTCGGAGCCGGGCGCACCGAGGTCGCCCGGGCCGTCTTCGGCGTCGACCGCTGGGACGCCGGTGAGGTGGAGGTCGACGGCAGGAAACTGACGAACGGAGCGCCCTCCACGGCCATGGCCGCCGGGCTCGCCCTCGTACCCGAGGACCGGCGCGCCCAGGGCCTGGTGATGGACATGTCCATCGAGCGCAACATCGGGCTCACCGGGCTGCGGACGACGGTCAAGGCGGGCCTGATGGACCGCGGTGCCGAACGCAGCCGCTCGCTCGACTGGGCGGTCAAGCTCCAGGTGAAGTACGCGCGGATCGCCGACACCGTGTCGACCCTGTCCGGTGGCAACCAGCAGAAGGTCGTCCTCGCCAAGTGGCTCGCCACCGGCCCGAAGGTGCTGATCGTCGACGAGCCGACCCGCGGCATCGACGTCGGAACGAAGGCCGAAGTGCACCGGCTGCTCAGTGAGTTGGCCGCCGACGGCGTGGCCGTCCTGATGATCTCCTCCGACCTGCCCGAGATCCTCGGCATGGCCGACCGCGTGCTGGTGATGCACGAGGGCCGGCTCACCGCCGAGATCCCACGCACCGATGCCACCGAGGAAGTCGTGATGGCCGCAGCCACGGGGAGGGCAGCCGCATGA
- a CDS encoding LacI family DNA-binding transcriptional regulator, with protein MAQSVGIKDVARAAGVSVGTVSNVINRPDSVASETRARVLSAIDRLGYVRSESARQLRAGRSRIMGLLVLDMGNPFFVDVARGAERAARDAGLGVMVCNSAQSSSEEADYLSLFAEQRVRGVLLTPTDASGRNIEAFRRNGIPFVLVDRVAEGTTECSVSVDDVAGGALAVRHLVDAGHRSIAYVSGPPGLNQVRDRRTGALNALAEAGLGPDSLRELPTERLDVAAGRDAGARLLGLAERPTAVFCANDLLALGVLQAMYAAGVGVPDDLAIVGYDDIEFAAAAAVPLTSVRQPAVTMGALAAELLLEEIETETAPAPHEHRRVVLQPELVVRRSSLSAR; from the coding sequence ATGGCCCAGTCGGTGGGTATCAAGGACGTCGCCCGTGCCGCCGGAGTCTCCGTCGGCACGGTGTCGAACGTGATCAACCGCCCTGACTCGGTCGCCTCCGAGACCCGGGCCCGCGTGCTGTCCGCGATCGACCGGCTCGGCTACGTGCGCAGCGAATCGGCGCGTCAGCTGCGGGCGGGGCGCAGCCGGATCATGGGCCTGCTCGTCCTCGACATGGGCAACCCGTTCTTCGTGGACGTGGCGCGCGGCGCCGAGCGCGCCGCGCGGGACGCCGGGCTCGGCGTGATGGTCTGCAACAGCGCGCAGAGCTCGAGCGAGGAGGCCGACTATCTGTCGCTCTTCGCCGAGCAGCGGGTGCGCGGGGTACTGCTGACGCCCACCGACGCGAGCGGACGCAACATCGAGGCGTTCCGCCGCAACGGCATTCCCTTCGTGCTGGTCGACCGCGTCGCCGAGGGCACCACGGAGTGTTCGGTCTCCGTCGACGACGTGGCGGGTGGCGCGCTGGCCGTACGGCACCTCGTGGACGCCGGTCACCGTTCCATCGCGTACGTCAGCGGGCCGCCCGGACTGAACCAGGTCAGGGACCGCCGCACGGGCGCGCTGAACGCCCTGGCCGAGGCCGGACTCGGCCCGGACAGCCTGCGCGAGCTGCCCACCGAGCGCCTGGATGTGGCCGCAGGGCGCGACGCCGGCGCCCGGCTGCTTGGCCTCGCCGAGCGCCCCACCGCCGTTTTCTGCGCCAACGACCTGCTCGCGCTCGGCGTCCTGCAGGCCATGTACGCGGCGGGGGTCGGCGTGCCCGACGACCTGGCGATCGTGGGCTACGACGACATCGAGTTCGCGGCCGCCGCGGCCGTCCCGCTCACCTCCGTACGCCAGCCGGCCGTGACCATGGGCGCCCTCGCCGCCGAACTGCTCCTGGAGGAGATCGAGACGGAGACCGCGCCGGCGCCGCACGAACACCGGCGGGTCGTGCTCCAGCCGGAATTGGTGGTGCGTCGCTCGAGTCTGTCGGCGCGCTGA
- the rhaI gene encoding L-rhamnose isomerase, producing the protein MTELAAVKAALKTQAVETPSWAYGNSGTRFKVFAQPGVPRDPFEKLDDAAKVHEFTGAAPTVALHIPWDKVDDYAALAKYAEERGLKLGAINSNTFQDDDYKLGSICHPDAAVRRKALDHLLECVDIMDATGSKDLKLWFADGTNYPGQDDIRERQDRLAEALAAVYERLGDDQRMLLEYKFFEPAFYATDVPDWGTAYAHCLKLGEKAQVVVDTGHHAPGTNIEFIVATLLRERKLGGFDFNSRFYADDDLMVGAADPFQLFRIMYEVIRGGGFTPDVAFMLDQCHNIEAKIPAIIRSVMNVQEATAKALLVDRAALAEAQRSGDVLAANAVVMDAYNTDVRPLLGEVREELGLDPDPVAAYHRSGWADRIASERVGGQQAGWGA; encoded by the coding sequence GTGACCGAGCTCGCCGCGGTGAAGGCCGCCCTCAAGACCCAGGCCGTCGAGACGCCGTCATGGGCGTACGGGAATTCGGGGACCCGATTCAAGGTGTTCGCGCAGCCCGGAGTGCCGCGCGATCCGTTCGAGAAGCTGGACGACGCCGCGAAGGTGCACGAGTTCACCGGGGCCGCGCCGACCGTCGCGCTGCACATCCCCTGGGACAAGGTCGACGACTACGCGGCCCTGGCCAAGTACGCCGAGGAGCGCGGCCTGAAGCTGGGCGCGATCAACTCCAACACCTTCCAGGACGACGACTACAAGCTCGGCAGCATCTGCCATCCGGACGCCGCGGTGCGCCGCAAGGCTCTTGATCACTTGCTCGAGTGCGTCGACATCATGGACGCGACGGGTTCGAAGGACCTGAAGCTGTGGTTCGCCGATGGCACGAACTATCCCGGTCAGGACGACATCCGTGAGCGCCAGGACCGCCTCGCGGAGGCTCTGGCCGCGGTGTACGAGCGGCTCGGTGACGACCAGCGGATGCTCCTGGAGTACAAGTTCTTCGAGCCCGCCTTCTACGCGACCGACGTGCCGGACTGGGGTACGGCGTACGCGCACTGCCTCAAGCTCGGCGAGAAGGCGCAGGTCGTCGTCGACACCGGCCACCACGCGCCGGGCACCAACATCGAGTTCATCGTCGCCACGCTGCTGCGCGAGCGGAAGCTCGGCGGATTCGACTTCAACTCGCGCTTCTACGCCGACGACGACCTGATGGTGGGCGCCGCCGACCCCTTCCAGCTGTTCCGGATCATGTACGAGGTGATCCGGGGCGGCGGCTTCACGCCGGACGTGGCGTTCATGCTCGACCAGTGCCACAACATCGAGGCGAAGATCCCGGCGATCATTCGTTCGGTCATGAACGTCCAGGAGGCCACCGCCAAGGCTCTCCTCGTCGATCGTGCCGCGCTCGCCGAGGCTCAGCGCAGCGGGGATGTGCTTGCCGCGAACGCCGTGGTCATGGATGCGTACAACACCGACGTACGGCCGCTGCTCGGCGAGGTTCGTGAGGAGCTGGGGCTTGATCCCGATCCGGTCGCCGCGTACCACCGGTCCGGATGGGCGGACCGGATTGCCTCGGAGCGGGTCGGTGGGCAGCAGGCCGGTTGGGGGGCGTGA
- a CDS encoding alpha/beta fold hydrolase yields the protein MTVSYRQPGVVLTDHRFTVPLDHDDPAGESIELFAREVVASDRADKAQQDLPWLVYLQGGPGFGANRFVGKQAWLGRALKEFRVLLLDQRGTGHSTPANRQTLPLRGGPREQAEYLAHFRADAIVRDCEAIRPRLTGGAPWTVLGQSFGGFCAVHYLSTAPEGLRAAVITGGLPSLDGHADDVYRAAYPRIERKVAAHYARYPQDVERARQIAEYLLQHEPVLNGGYRLTVEAFQSLGIVLGGSEGSHRLHYLLEEAFVRTPQGPALSDAFQEDVQGLLSYAGHPLYALVHEACYAQGDRPTAWSAERVRAEFPQFDAAKALADDGPLLFTGESVHPWTFETDPALRPLRETAEELAARSDWRPLYDPARLAANEVPVAAAVYHDDMYVDAEHSLRTARAIRGLRTWVTDEFEHDGVRAGGPRVLDRLLALTRNEV from the coding sequence TTGACCGTCAGCTACCGCCAGCCCGGTGTCGTCCTCACCGACCACCGCTTCACCGTGCCCCTCGACCACGACGACCCGGCGGGGGAGAGCATCGAGCTCTTCGCCCGCGAGGTCGTCGCGAGCGACAGGGCCGACAAAGCACAGCAGGACCTCCCCTGGCTGGTCTACCTCCAAGGCGGCCCCGGCTTCGGCGCCAACCGCTTCGTCGGCAAACAGGCCTGGCTCGGCCGTGCGCTGAAGGAGTTCCGGGTGCTGCTCCTCGACCAGCGCGGCACCGGCCACTCCACGCCCGCCAACCGGCAGACCCTTCCGCTGCGCGGCGGCCCGCGCGAACAGGCCGAGTACCTCGCGCACTTCCGCGCCGACGCCATCGTCCGCGACTGCGAGGCCATCCGCCCCCGGCTCACCGGCGGCGCCCCCTGGACCGTACTCGGCCAGAGCTTCGGCGGCTTCTGCGCGGTGCACTACCTGTCCACCGCGCCGGAGGGGCTGCGGGCCGCCGTCATCACCGGTGGGCTGCCCTCGCTCGACGGGCATGCGGACGACGTCTACCGGGCGGCGTATCCCCGTATCGAGCGCAAGGTCGCCGCGCACTACGCGCGCTATCCGCAGGACGTCGAGCGGGCCCGCCAGATCGCGGAGTACCTCCTGCAGCACGAGCCGGTCCTCAACGGCGGCTACCGCCTGACCGTCGAGGCCTTCCAGTCGCTCGGCATCGTCCTCGGCGGCAGCGAGGGCAGCCACCGGCTGCACTACCTCCTCGAGGAGGCCTTCGTCCGCACCCCGCAGGGCCCGGCCCTCTCCGACGCCTTCCAGGAGGACGTACAGGGCCTCCTCTCGTACGCGGGCCACCCCCTGTACGCCCTCGTCCACGAGGCCTGCTACGCCCAGGGCGACCGCCCCACCGCCTGGTCCGCCGAGCGGGTACGCGCCGAGTTCCCGCAGTTCGACGCGGCCAAGGCCCTCGCGGACGACGGACCGCTGCTGTTCACCGGCGAGTCCGTGCACCCCTGGACGTTCGAGACCGACCCGGCGCTGCGCCCCCTGCGCGAGACCGCCGAGGAACTGGCCGCCCGGAGCGACTGGCGGCCGCTGTACGATCCCGCCCGCCTCGCCGCCAACGAGGTGCCGGTCGCCGCGGCGGTCTACCACGACGACATGTACGTCGACGCCGAGCACTCCCTGCGCACCGCGCGCGCCATCCGGGGCCTGCGCACCTGGGTGACGGACGAGTTCGAGCACGACGGGGTACGGGCCGGCGGGCCGCGCGTGCTGGACCGGTTGCTGGCGTTGACGCGCAACGAGGTCTGA
- a CDS encoding ABC transporter permease → MADSALARAVRWDTVVGALLIVVLLLSFGTVDGFGNALNLSFLLGNTLPIALIALPMTLLVVAGEIDLSVASTAGLSGAVMGALWNQGMTIEVIIPLCLLLGVVCGLINGLLVTRLGLPSLAVTIGTLAAYRGIAQIVLGSDAVTDFPTQYLDFAAGRIGNTFLPQAFLPFLVLLAIAVVVLHATPFGRSLFAVGASEEAARFAGIRVKRHKLILFTATGFMASLTGIFWALHYASARYDNATGLELSVVAAVLLGGIDFDGGKGTLGGAVAGVFLLGALQNVMSLQDVSAQSQIVVTGVLLVLSVLGPRVARQISVARAGRRAASAPLPKAPTPTS, encoded by the coding sequence ATGGCTGACTCCGCTCTCGCGCGCGCCGTCCGCTGGGACACGGTCGTCGGCGCCCTCCTCATCGTCGTCCTGCTGCTGTCCTTCGGGACCGTGGACGGCTTCGGCAACGCCCTCAACCTGTCGTTCCTGCTCGGCAACACCCTGCCGATCGCACTGATCGCCCTGCCGATGACCCTGCTCGTGGTGGCCGGGGAGATCGACCTGTCCGTCGCCTCCACGGCCGGCCTTTCCGGCGCGGTGATGGGCGCCCTGTGGAACCAGGGCATGACGATCGAGGTGATCATCCCGCTGTGCCTGCTCCTGGGCGTGGTGTGCGGGCTGATCAACGGCCTGTTGGTGACCCGGCTCGGGCTGCCGTCCCTCGCCGTCACCATCGGCACCCTCGCCGCCTACCGGGGCATCGCGCAGATCGTGCTCGGCTCGGACGCGGTGACCGACTTCCCCACGCAGTACCTGGACTTCGCGGCCGGACGCATCGGGAACACCTTCCTCCCGCAGGCGTTCCTGCCCTTCCTGGTGCTCCTCGCGATCGCCGTGGTCGTGCTGCACGCCACGCCGTTCGGCCGCTCGCTCTTCGCGGTCGGAGCCAGCGAGGAGGCGGCCCGGTTCGCGGGCATCCGCGTCAAGCGGCACAAGCTGATCCTGTTCACCGCGACAGGATTCATGGCCTCCCTCACCGGCATCTTCTGGGCGCTGCACTACGCCAGCGCCCGCTACGACAACGCCACCGGTCTCGAACTCTCCGTCGTCGCGGCCGTGTTGCTCGGCGGCATCGACTTCGACGGCGGCAAGGGCACGCTCGGCGGCGCGGTCGCGGGAGTCTTCCTGCTCGGCGCGCTGCAGAACGTGATGAGCCTCCAGGATGTCTCCGCCCAGTCGCAGATCGTCGTCACCGGCGTCCTGCTCGTCCTGTCCGTGCTCGGCCCCCGGGTGGCACGGCAGATCTCCGTCGCGAGGGCTGGGCGCAGAGCCGCCTCGGCGCCGCTGCCGAAGGCGCCCACTCCGACCTCGTAA
- a CDS encoding ABC transporter permease has translation MTVTAPNPAPAAEVPKSSGTRLVDRVFKMRELAILLVFLVMIAITQMGNSQFLSEQGIKDLLLNATILVLVATGQSLVVISRNVDLSVGSTLGISAFAAGTYLQGGGNSVVAVVLAVLLGIGCGLVNGLLVSLGQVPALVVTLGTLYIIRGIDSIWVGSRQITAAGLPDGFIDFGSGGLSAVPWLAMIALAVLVATAYYLKHFGSGRELYALGSNPEAARLAGIPVRKRILTAYTFCGALAGLAGALYLARFGNVDSGTGNGYELTVVSAVVVGGVVFTGGSGSVYGAALGALLLTSINSVLPALGVSSVWVLAINGILLILAIAVDRIVALRVASALKKRNARHG, from the coding sequence ATGACGGTGACCGCACCCAACCCCGCCCCCGCCGCCGAGGTGCCCAAGTCGAGCGGCACCCGGCTGGTGGACCGCGTCTTCAAGATGCGCGAACTCGCCATCCTGCTCGTCTTCCTGGTGATGATCGCCATCACCCAGATGGGCAACAGCCAGTTCCTGTCCGAGCAGGGCATCAAGGACCTGCTGCTGAACGCGACCATCCTGGTGCTGGTCGCCACCGGTCAGTCGCTGGTCGTGATCAGCCGGAACGTCGACCTGTCGGTCGGTTCGACGCTGGGCATCAGCGCCTTCGCCGCCGGTACCTATCTGCAGGGCGGCGGGAACTCCGTCGTCGCGGTGGTCCTGGCCGTGCTGCTCGGCATCGGCTGCGGACTGGTGAACGGGCTGCTCGTGAGCCTCGGTCAGGTGCCCGCGCTCGTCGTCACCCTCGGCACGCTCTACATCATCCGCGGCATCGACTCGATCTGGGTCGGGTCCCGGCAGATCACCGCGGCCGGCCTGCCGGACGGATTCATCGACTTCGGTTCCGGCGGTCTCTCGGCCGTGCCGTGGCTGGCGATGATCGCGCTGGCCGTGCTGGTCGCGACGGCGTACTACCTCAAGCACTTCGGCAGCGGACGCGAGCTGTACGCACTCGGCTCCAACCCGGAGGCCGCGCGGCTCGCGGGCATCCCCGTCCGCAAGCGGATCCTGACCGCGTACACCTTCTGCGGAGCCCTCGCGGGTCTGGCGGGCGCGCTGTACCTCGCCCGGTTCGGCAACGTGGACTCCGGCACCGGCAACGGCTACGAACTCACCGTCGTCAGCGCGGTCGTGGTCGGCGGTGTCGTCTTCACCGGCGGCTCCGGCAGCGTCTACGGAGCCGCTCTCGGCGCGCTGCTCCTCACCTCCATCAACAGCGTGCTGCCGGCCCTCGGCGTCAGCTCTGTCTGGGTGCTCGCCATCAACGGCATCCTGCTCATCCTCGCCATCGCGGTCGACCGGATCGTGGCGCTGCGCGTGGCCTCCGCCCTGAAGAAGAGGAACGCCCGCCATGGCTGA
- a CDS encoding L-rhamnose mutarotase, giving the protein MQRVCFLLKVREDRLDEYRERHAAVWPEMLEALSATGWHNYSLFLREDGLLVGYLETEDFAAAQAGMEATDINARWQAEMAPFFESLDGARPDEAMKPLTEVFHLA; this is encoded by the coding sequence ATGCAGCGCGTCTGTTTCCTGCTCAAGGTCCGCGAGGACCGGCTCGACGAGTACCGCGAGCGGCACGCCGCCGTGTGGCCCGAGATGCTCGAAGCGCTCTCGGCCACCGGCTGGCACAACTACTCGCTCTTCCTGCGCGAGGACGGCCTGCTGGTCGGCTACTTGGAGACCGAGGACTTCGCGGCCGCACAGGCCGGCATGGAGGCCACCGACATCAATGCGCGTTGGCAGGCGGAGATGGCGCCGTTCTTCGAGTCGCTGGACGGCGCCAGACCCGACGAGGCCATGAAGCCTCTCACCGAAGTGTTCCACCTAGCCTGA
- a CDS encoding BNR repeat-containing protein, producing the protein MRRRTLLATALLGAVAGPGLSAGTARAADPGPSVTPTGTTRLDAQALFFVSYDGLVNNNSFQKNGLLTYKGYQYAAWYTTDRSAVVARRALGASSWSTVTLAHQLKSSDSHNVISMGVSRTDGRLHLNMDSHSDGFFYVKSVAGLLDNAPAWTSAVFGAVQTSLDGLALTTQFTYPQFISTPEGKLQLSYRVGISGNGRNALAEYDGSAWTALGEWSSSTGTYTSAHGSSTARNMYLHGIDYDAGGRLHSFFTWREQNGAVMCNSGGITNHDTGYVYSTDRGRTWRNDAGTLVGTTGSSDTVAVTDAGLVVDSLNPDHSLMNQESQSTDSTGLPHAIISYVPGRFGQCTTNYVTDRTNNGRAFHLRKNSSGTWTKTEIPIALNSSQRTKLVLDKYDNAYAIMPFGRIAGASKASGYTDWTLLYDGSGLNAFGEVVIDETRVSQDGILSFMYQEKSSGTTPSPLHVVDFRLPS; encoded by the coding sequence ATGAGACGACGCACACTGCTCGCGACGGCGCTGCTGGGCGCGGTGGCCGGCCCCGGTCTGAGCGCCGGTACGGCGCGGGCGGCCGACCCCGGCCCCTCCGTCACGCCGACCGGCACCACTCGACTCGACGCCCAGGCCCTGTTCTTCGTCTCCTACGACGGCCTGGTCAACAACAACTCGTTCCAGAAGAACGGGCTGTTGACCTACAAGGGCTACCAGTACGCGGCCTGGTACACCACGGACCGCAGCGCTGTCGTCGCCCGCCGGGCGCTCGGCGCGTCCAGCTGGTCCACGGTCACCCTCGCCCACCAGCTCAAGAGCTCCGACTCGCACAACGTGATCTCGATGGGCGTGTCCAGGACCGACGGCCGGCTGCACCTCAACATGGACTCGCACAGCGACGGCTTCTTCTACGTGAAGTCCGTGGCCGGGCTGCTCGACAACGCCCCCGCGTGGACTTCTGCGGTCTTCGGTGCCGTACAGACGAGCCTCGACGGGCTCGCGCTCACGACGCAGTTCACCTATCCGCAGTTCATCTCGACCCCGGAAGGCAAACTCCAGCTCAGCTATCGCGTCGGCATCTCCGGAAACGGCCGCAACGCCCTGGCGGAGTACGACGGTTCGGCCTGGACCGCGCTCGGCGAGTGGTCGAGCTCCACCGGGACGTACACCAGCGCGCACGGCTCCAGCACCGCCCGCAACATGTATCTGCACGGCATCGACTACGACGCGGGCGGCCGACTGCACTCCTTCTTCACCTGGCGCGAGCAGAACGGCGCCGTGATGTGCAACAGCGGCGGCATCACCAACCACGACACGGGCTACGTCTACTCCACCGACCGCGGCCGCACCTGGCGCAACGACGCGGGCACCCTCGTCGGCACCACCGGAAGCTCCGACACGGTCGCCGTCACCGACGCGGGACTCGTCGTCGACTCCCTCAACCCGGACCACTCCCTCATGAACCAGGAGAGCCAGTCCACCGACTCCACCGGCCTGCCGCACGCGATCATCAGCTATGTGCCCGGCCGCTTCGGCCAGTGCACCACCAACTACGTCACCGACCGGACGAACAACGGCCGCGCCTTCCACCTCCGCAAGAACTCCTCGGGCACCTGGACGAAGACCGAGATCCCGATCGCCCTGAATTCCAGCCAGCGCACCAAGCTGGTGCTCGACAAGTACGACAACGCCTACGCGATCATGCCGTTCGGCCGGATCGCCGGCGCCTCGAAGGCCTCCGGATACACCGACTGGACGCTCCTGTACGACGGCAGCGGTCTGAACGCTTTCGGCGAGGTCGTGATCGATGAGACGCGGGTCTCGCAGGATGGAATCCTGTCGTTCATGTACCAGGAGAAGTCCAGCGGTACGACGCCCTCGCCGCTCCATGTCGTCGACTTCCGGCTGCCCTCGTGA
- a CDS encoding enoyl-CoA hydratase/isomerase family protein produces the protein MIDTTRTDIPEGEERLRLDVEDGIGVLTLCRPAKLNAWSWESTRQLGLFAGRIRFDESIRVVLLRAEGRAFCAGIDVTAPGGAITGRSGAERARHYYEGIRWAHERFAAFARLPQPVVAAVQGYCLGFGFELALMADVRIASDDSVFALPEAQLGVAVDAGGDLRIAREAGAGWAKLLALTGRRLDAVTAERLHLVQLLVAPDELDTAARAVAAEIAANAPLAVQGIKRDIDGFADAGLAAALDRTAMSAALSLTSDDSREGYGAKGARRLPRFEGK, from the coding sequence ATGATCGACACCACGCGGACGGACATCCCGGAGGGTGAGGAGCGGCTGCGCCTCGACGTCGAGGACGGCATCGGTGTCCTCACCCTCTGCCGCCCGGCGAAGCTCAACGCGTGGAGCTGGGAGTCCACGCGTCAACTCGGCCTGTTCGCCGGCCGGATCCGCTTCGACGAGTCGATCCGGGTGGTCCTGCTGCGGGCCGAGGGGCGGGCCTTCTGCGCGGGGATCGACGTCACGGCGCCGGGCGGCGCGATCACCGGCCGATCCGGGGCGGAGCGCGCCCGCCACTACTACGAGGGCATCCGCTGGGCGCACGAACGGTTCGCGGCCTTCGCACGGCTGCCGCAGCCCGTTGTCGCGGCGGTACAGGGGTACTGCCTGGGCTTCGGATTCGAGCTCGCGCTGATGGCGGACGTCCGGATCGCGTCCGACGACTCGGTGTTCGCGCTGCCGGAGGCCCAGCTGGGGGTCGCGGTCGACGCGGGCGGTGATCTGCGGATCGCGCGCGAGGCGGGCGCGGGATGGGCGAAGCTGCTCGCGCTGACGGGGCGCCGCCTGGACGCCGTCACTGCCGAGCGCCTCCACCTCGTCCAACTTCTGGTCGCACCCGACGAATTGGACACGGCGGCCCGCGCGGTCGCCGCCGAGATCGCGGCCAACGCGCCCCTCGCGGTCCAGGGGATCAAACGCGACATCGACGGGTTCGCGGACGCCGGACTCGCCGCGGCCCTCGACCGTACGGCGATGTCGGCGGCACTCAGCCTGACCTCGGACGACTCGCGCGAGGGATACGGGGCGAAGGGCGCCCGCCGCCTGCCTCGCTTCGAGGGGAAGTGA